The following proteins are co-located in the Acropora palmata chromosome 11, jaAcrPala1.3, whole genome shotgun sequence genome:
- the LOC141897426 gene encoding uncharacterized protein LOC141897426 produces MPKRVILLPLTLLGLFQNISKVQFVVFAACSEDFECGRNSSSTGYPSTTDVICCSGFCKSWRNCPDSCISHEACKDGTICFRHRCETKDVEILVNCEKNKDCLADEECESGKCKPAPHPVEHVDSNNMHARIHFGSSAVVVTSIVIGCLFLLAFVGYCTYRGIKRQRTRRRSRGNYSQHFQPAMSFFFSRNESVEFSQYGEQPMRERSVVPRRTTYSYPQTPPPEYDSIILVSSYDDESSSPSPYDQE; encoded by the coding sequence ATGCCCAAGAGAGTCATCTTATTACCTCTCACGCTTCTAGGACTTTTTCAGAATATTTCTAAGGTTCAATTTGTCGTATTTGCTGCATGTAGCGAAGACTTTGAATGTGGTCGTAATTCTTCCTCTACCGGTTACCCCTCAACCACAGATGTAATATGTTGTTCGGGCTTTTGTAAGTCATGGCGGAATTGTCCTGATAGTTGTATTTCTCACGAAGCCTGCAAAGATGGAACGATATGCTTCCGACATCGATGCGAAACGAAAGACGTCGAAATTCTAGttaactgtgaaaaaaacaaagactgTTTGGCAGACGAAGAATGTGAATCTGGGAAATGCAAACCTGCACCTCATCCAGTGGAACATGTCGACTCTAACAATATGCATGCCAGGATTCATTTCGGCTCTAGTGCCGTTGTTGTAACTAGCATCGTCATTGGgtgtttgtttcttcttgCTTTTGTTGGTTACTGTACTTACCGCGGTATAAAACGACAGAGAACAAGAAGACGTTCGCGAGGGAATTATTCACAACACTTCCAACCTGCTatgtcattctttttttcaaggaaCGAGTCCGTGGAATTTTCACAGTATGGTGAGCAGCCGATGAGAGAACGATCAGTTGTTCCCAGAAGAACTACATATTCATATCCACAAACACCTCCACCAGAATACGATTCGATTATATTAGTGAGCAGTTATGATGACGAATCATCATCCCCCTCACCTTATGACCAGGAGTAA
- the LOC141897424 gene encoding uncharacterized protein LOC141897424, which translates to MTLWLALGDERHNQYHKMKVSIEATAFVILLTVSRIRSDRDFNCSDYGKCATQKECCGSVCVAVSNCNKECANDMDCNRLRSARCVAGYCECSLGYFCHNESAIWDESRELKLCEIDLDCTRLNARCRNETCKSKVVNPLNPALLAIVTIIGVLMFSCLFCCCLSKMKSERRSMKSREVKGKLKGLGIEPSRVATDNSSPLLKAKSQNTTLQDISEYSEEAKSNVVSRQRNQHMLLSVVVEAGLPPICEEDEAEEYNEEK; encoded by the coding sequence ATGACTTTATGGCTAGCACTCGGCGATGAACGACATAATCAGTATCACAAAATGAAGGTCAGCATCGAGGCAACAGCTTTTGTGATCCTGTTGACTGTTAGCAGAATTAGATCCGACAGGGATTTCAATTGCTCTGATTATGGCAAATGTGCGACGCAAAAAGAGTGTTGTGGTTCTGTTTGTGTGGCAGTGAGTAATTGCAACAAGGAGTGTGCGAACGACATGGACTGTAATCGCTTGAGAAGTGCAAGATGCGTTGCTGGTTATTGTGAATGCTCATTGGGTTATTTCTGTCACAACGAATCCGCAATTTGGGACGAAAGTAGAGAACTAAAACTGTGTGAAATTGATTTAGACTGCACTCGTTTGAACGCGCGATGTCGCAATGAAACATGCAAAAGCAAAGTGGTGAATCCATTGAACCCAGCACTTCTTGCAATTGTAACAATTATTGGTGTTCTTATGTTTTCATGTCTATTCTGCTGTTGCCTTAGTAAAATGAAAAGCGAACGACGATCGATGAAGTCTCGTGAAGTTAAAGGGAAATTAAAGGGCTTAGGCATTGAACCGTCTCGCGTCGCGACGGACAACTCGTCGCCACTTCTGAAAGCCAAGAGTCAAAATACTACTTTGCAAGACATTTCAGAATATTCTGAGGAAGCGAAAAGTAACGTCGTTTCTCGGCAAAGGAACCAACATATGCTTCTTTCTGTTGTTGTCGAGGCTGGTTTGCCTCCCATTTGCGAAGAAGATGAAGCTGAAGAATACAACGaagaaaaatga
- the LOC141896851 gene encoding uncharacterized protein LOC141896851, which produces MKSSHIFLIVVSLALYSPTSSDNTTSQNKTNAMNNGECGLFNVSCGPEKICQDGVCVSVNRSTTKGRSRNSATETTYKVIMETEKLVPATTQSTHHVTRLVTSTTSHGLITGNQEFLIAVVGFSLLFMNFCLISFCWARIKRRRLLQQLQVERHQVARQNSQASQTGEWNSGNANRREMGFDNFALNGDLDAFPSDFITPQVRLPPYDFTGAYHKPRPITEESVINGESCAQTETIDTDEFNDDDPPPYNDTEALSTPSSPPSYDEILRIPTSTPGE; this is translated from the coding sequence ATGAAGTCGAGTCACATTTTCTTGATAGTCGTTTCACTTGCCCTTTATTCACCGACCTCTTCTGACAATACAAcaagccaaaacaaaacaaacgcGATGAACAATGGCGAATGTGGTTTATTTAACGTTTCTTGTGGCCCTGAAAAGATCTGTCAAGATGGAGTTTGCGTCAGTGTGAACAGATCGACAACAAAAGGAAGAAGTAGGAACTCAGCGACTGAAACAACGTATAAGGTCATTATGGAAACTGAGAAATTGGTGCCTGCCACAACACAATCAACGCATCATGTAACACGTCTTGTAACCTCAACAACATCACACGGTTTAATTACGGGAAATCAAGAATTCTTGATCGCAGTTGTTGGTTTTTCGCTTCTATTTATGAACTTTTGTTTAATCTCATTCTGTTGGGCTCGAATAAAACGGAGGCGACTTCTTCAACAACTTCAAGTAGAAAGGCACCAAGTGGCAAGACAGAACTCGCAGGCGTCTCAAACGGGGGAGTGGAACTCTGGCAACGCAAACAGGAGAGAGATGGGGTTTGATAATTTCGCGTTAAATGGTGACCTCGATGCGTTTCCCAGTGACTTTATCACTCCTCAAGTACGGCTCCCACCGTATGACTTCACTGGTGCTTACCACAAACCCAGGCCCATTACCGAAGAGAGCGTAATCAACGGAGAAAGCTGCGCGCAGACTGAGACCATCGATACTGATGAATTTAACGACGATGATCCGCCGCCTTATAACGACACAGAGGCGCTTAGTACCCCTAGTAGTCCTCCAAGTTACGACGAAATTTTGAGAATTCCGACCAGTACTCCGGGAGAGTAA
- the LOC141896852 gene encoding uncharacterized protein LOC141896852: protein MMAHGERKHYVPYLLIYFVTGFTSVYSQCTKESEPCPDKVCENDCGSTSASDGSVEAIVAIMSVSLVLIVGLVILLVYFCIKQGHLFFNNSNEDARESNAITCERTAVEIPEYFLRRRSSSASITSGPPPYFSLFNFICNENGNVLQTVIGPQNLRPIEDEQLPSVSEQPPAYGALFGQLPPPYDDVVVHLDASTARVFTPSEQPTHDNPES, encoded by the coding sequence ATGATGGCGCACGGAGAGCGAAAACACTACGTTCCATACTTGCTGATTTATTTTGTCACGGGCTTCACAAGCGTCTATTCACAGTGCACCAAGGAATCGGAACCATGTCCGGACAAAGTGTGCGAAAACGACTGTGGATCGACAAGCGCTTCTGACGGCTCTGTCGAAGCCATTGTTGCTATTATGAGTGTATCTCTGGTGCTTATCGTTGGTTTGGTGATTCTATTGGTTTATTTCTGTATAAAGCAAggacatttattttttaacaacaGCAACGAAGACGCAAGAGAATCAAATGCGATCACATGTGAAAGAACTGCCGTGGAAATTCCAGAGTACTTCTTGCGTAGGCGTTCTTCGTCTGCAAGTATCACTTCTGGTCCACCACCATATTTCAGcctttttaactttatttgtAACGAAAATGGCAATGTCTTGCAGACAGTCATTGGACCGCAAAATTTGAGACCGATTGAAGATGAACAGCTTCCCAGTGTCAGCGAACAGCCACCGGCGTATGGCGCGCTTTTTGGGCAGTTACCTCCACCGTATGACGACGTCGTTGTCCACCTTGATGCATCAACAGCAAGGGTATTCACACCAAGTGAACAACCTACGCATGATAATCCCGAAAGTTAA